Sequence from the Penaeus monodon isolate SGIC_2016 chromosome 43, NSTDA_Pmon_1, whole genome shotgun sequence genome:
AATGCGTCATGTCGCGCAGAGACGGGCCTTGCTGCATGTCCAAGACGGCAGATTGATCATGCCGTCTGTTGGAGGATTACGCAGAAAGCTTACTCTGGGTCCATTTGGAATAGAATAAATTGCACCCAAAGTTGATATTAGATAATTCTACATGTAGTGAaataaaaagcaacaataatgagttacacacacacacacacacacactaccatcactacacatacacatacacatacatatacacatacacatacacatacacatacacacacacacacattcacatataggTGGATAGACAAATATAGCTTGTGATAAAATGCTATTAAGAGTATGATTAACTTTCAATCTTCCGTGAAAAAATTGAATTTGTCTTCGTCGTACTTGTAGTTATGAATCGAATACTGTtctggaaaaaaaacatgcaattagtactgtgaaaagaaaagaagtcacCATCACAAAGAATATTTGCACTAATCTTAGGGCAGCTTTGTGTAGAAAGTTCACACTCCTAATTTGTTGTCATGACAacaaattttattcttatatcaaAATCTCACTACAATTTCcatattcaattttttaaatgCATTATACTACAGGCACCACAATGTTTTACTGCATATTCTCTGTTATGCATGCCGAGATCATGCCAAAAAATGAAGCCTGATTATACGCAATACACTGCCCTGTTGGCCAGTTAAAAATAGTATTCATATCATGAATATGCCCTGCTCGGGACCTGCATTGTCTAAGGAGGTCATCCCAGAGTGAATTCAGCTTTGCCCTTGTGAGAACGCCTCTCCGTGGTCTCGAGCCAAGCAGGTCAAGCTGAACAAAATGAGTTCAGAATTTACTTGTTTGAGGACGGTTTCTCCGtcactctttcttcctcgtcctcagAGCGCTTCTTCGCTTCTAGCTTGTTTCTTCAGGAATTTCTTCATTGAAAGtatattgatgtataaataatgttTGTAAGTTTTCCATTTTTCTAGGTCCGTAAACTAAATTGACTATTGTGCAACATTCCTAAAATACTATTATAAGCAATATTTATTGTTTTGCGTGCTTAGCGAGGAGAAATTTCTTGCCTTCAGCAAGAAGGCCATATTAAGtcggcatttatttattttatggtatgtgatttattattagtattttagttGGTGTATTTATTCTGTCCATCACAAATTTTCTGTCACTCATGGGTCGGAAGCAGCCAAAATAAACCATCGTGATCTCTCTGAGCTTGTATTGCATATGTAAGCTAAGACCAACCGTCGCTCCTTGTAACAAGATTTAGCTGCCACACCTGACTTAATTCGTCCGGAACGCAAGGTATTATGTGTCTAAGAAGGAAGAGCATTTAAGGGTTTGAATGAACGATAGAAAAGGCAATGTAAGTGTAATAGCAGTTGCCAATGCTCAAGGGTCAACCTGGCTAGCGTGGTTatgtccgagatggagtgcggtgtccgacctgaagtcgatagaagtCAGATTCAAGGATTTTGAACTTCGTGTCCCTATCTGAGTTCTAGATATCCCATTGCTATTCCGACCCCTGGGCTCCCTTACTTTTTACATTCTATATACAAATCAGAGTCAGGGCAGGATACTGGCGTTTCTGAATTAATTTTTAATGGAATTAAGAACTGGAAGCGGAGGGATGCATGATTGGGTATAAAAGTATTAAATCCATCTTTACCAaggtttattttcaataaaacagGTAGAGCCGAACAATCTTAAACCTAAAATgccaaaagaaattaaaacacgaACACTAAAACCACTGTGTAAAAAATACAAACGCGTAGAacggagataaaataaaaatattcgcaAACAGAACACATCACCTATCAAGGAATTCAGCGAAAGGTTTACAGATGCCAACCTTGCACTCACCGCCTGGTTAGCTCGCCCTTCCTTGCGACAACCAGAACCCATTGCGACTGCCAGCCGCACGACCAaaaatgctcccccccccctttgaccgGTGTGCCCCGGCTATATGTCCCCTTCCGCAAGTGAACTATAGTAAGAGGGAAGCTTTTTTAAAAACCGGTCAACAAGGTGAAGGTGCATTTCTCTCAAAAGATGCGgtgtcttcctccctttccatatAATAAAATCTTTACTTGCAAAACACGCCTAGTTGTAAAATCGTCCTTTAAAAAGAGTTTTGTATAACTAAAATGACGTTATATAAGTGAAAAAAGACATACTTATAGCCCCATTACAAGAATAATGTGCTCTCCTGTGCGGATggataaaaaacatgaataaatttttttattaaacaaagaaagatacataaaaatgCAAACCGATCAGAAAAAGGCATCTTTCTCGTCCCATCTTCCTGGACCCGTGAACCGTCAATGACGGCCGCATGGTTCAAGGGAGGGGTAACTCTTCTATTCCCTTCTACTCTCGGGTTCGCCAGTCTTATGGCTGGAGATTCATTACAAGCTAACTGTTCAGGTACCTGTCTCCTTCCGCTCTCCCTCGATCTTCATATATATGGGGGGAGAGATTTGTACCTTCACTACATGCATTAAAgttcatgtatttattatttcctaAACAGTTCTTTTCTAATAGCATAAATAATTAGTGGGAAACTCAGATTAATATGATGGACATTAAGCATACGGATAGGGAATGGTAGAGCAGTGATATGATtagcataacaaaaaaaatattaaaaatctagAATTTTCTCATACTATATTGACTTTTAAGGCAATTTTGATTCCGGTGGGTAATGTAAATCTAATTGAAATTAGATCACAAAGTTATATCACAATAAGCGTAATAAGGagcaagaaaaatattttttagaataaaaattcCACATTTAAATGAAACCAATGATTCACATACTTTGAAGACAAATGATATAGAGTTTGAATGTCTCTTTCGGATGGCCTTCTCTCCAatgtcattatcttatcatcactcATACaacaaaaagccacacacacacaccccacacacacaccacccacacacacacacacgagtcaacaccacacgtatatatatatatatatatatatatatatatatatatatatatatatatatatatctatatatatgtatatatatgtatcatattgtttcttttatgtgtgtatacatataatattatatatatataatatatatatatctatgttattaatatctatatatatatatatatatatatattatataagatctatatacttataatattttctCGTATTGGTCATCAGCACTGTGAACTGCTGTGGATGTCCAAGGTTTACGAAAAATAGCTCGCTCTATACTCATCCTTGTACATTCTTAGATTGTGAGATTTCCCCTATagattatagttttattttttttttttataaattgatgTGCTTAGTTAGTTCCAACATGTTTAGTTGCATCACTGATTGTTTACACAAATAGGGGAAACTTTATCAAATATTCATACTTCTTGTCGATGCCTTTCAGGGATGTTTTAACAAGTCTTGAGTGAGAATATCCCTTCCGAACACAGCATAGGGCTGCGCAGATACACTGTTCTCATCGTTGTTACATCTCAgtctttcgcaaaaaaaaaatctacctgaAGTAATGAAGGTGATAACTTCATCCCCAAAGGCTTGGCTCTCTAATGCATTTCAGCTGTCTGAATCTAAGGCGCGACCTTTTCTCTGATGTTATAAAGAACACAAGAAATGAAAGTAATGTATGTCAGCGACCTCCCGTTGATATCGCCCTTGAGGTGGGAGTCACTGTTTCCTTCCTACTTTGACTTTTAAAAATGCTAGTCCATAGCTAGGGAAAGATAACATCTAAGTACTAAACAGtttttagaggagagagagagagagaagagagagagaagtagaagagatgagagatggagagagagagagagagagagagagagatgagagagagactgaggcaaaatagaaaaagacagacagacgttaACCAATTATTGATCAATATGCCTGGCGCAAAAAGCGGCCTGGCAGCAAACTCCTTCCGCGACCGAAGTTGAGCCTTTCTGGCAGAAGTGTTCATCGGGACGACGGACTAAGCGGTTAACGAGCGTGAAAAACTTTGTTGGCTGACGCAATGAAAAAGCGGCTGCTTTCTGGCAAGTCGGTTTTCAAGGAACAAATATCCTAGTGcatgtaaaataatatcaataagaataatacagTATGCCTGCCACAATATCGCTCCACAATATTAGAAAATGTAAAGGTGCGAAATATTTGTAACTGCACGAgacttaaaaattataatatctattaatatttctattaagtATATAATGACATGTCCAGTaatttaaaattccaaaataaacGTCTCCAGCCTTGTACTACGGGCTGCCGGGGTTTTTNNNNNNNNNNNNNNNNNNNNNNNNNNNNNNNNNNNNNNNNNNNNNNNNNNNNNNNNNNNNNNNNNNNNNNNNNNNNNNNNNNNNNNNNNNNNNNNNNNNNACCCCTTCCTTTATTAACGTATTTAATATGGATAAGAGTACATCAGGGGTAATAAAATTTGGCGAAAGTCTACCTACGTTTGCTTCCCGTAACcctcccaaaattaaattttggttttcctcTACTCCTCGGAGAATAGCCTGGTAGTTCTCCAGGACAGAACTACACAAAAATATCTTCTCTAATAGTTGCAACCGCCGACCCAAGTCAGTGACCACTACATCTATGACACCAATAGCTTCATCCATTCTCTCCAGTGCCCTCGCTATTTCATTCTCCCGAATAATGACAGTGTCTAACAGGCTAGTGGTGACCCCAGCCATTTCAATAGCTCTTTGTGCTAACTTATCAGATTCCATGATTTGGGTGTGCAACATATCTATACGATGATTAGTTACCCCTCCCATTATCAATCCTGCAACATTGCTAACCAAATTTAGTCCCTCCCAGAGAGAACGCTTCTGTCGTCCTTGATGAACTGACCTAAAAAAATCTCGAATTGTTGTCATATGATTGTCTATATTCTTTCTCATATTGTCAATTATTGTGACAATTGTGTCGGCAATcacaattctttcatttttttctggcttACGATTTGTCTCTCCATAGTTCATCTCAGATAATCCAAGTTTTTTAAAACTATCCTCAGTCTCTTTTAACTTTTGTCCAATCTTCAAAAAGGGATCTAAAAACTCTCCCTGTTTTATCTTGACAGGAACGATCTGTACTGTCGATGTATAAGTTACCTTAGAATAGGGAACAAAAACCAGTCCAGAACGAGCAAGGGAGTCTTCGGACTCCATCCTGGCTGTGGTCATCCCCACAATctgaaattgtatgtatattttaatatataacccctGGTTATTATCTTATCTGTTCTCCTTTGTATTCTTCTACTTCCGACTCCGTAAATAATATGcaccatattttcctttttttctcaaatccaCATATTTCTCTGGAACTTCCAAAGTTTCCAAGCTATTGTCATCCTCAaattcttcaatttcttcttctgttgggtatgctttatatatattatgggcctGGCCCCTTACTAATGACTTTTCTAATTTCAACCTATCTACGTGTTCTTTGCGTTCTTTCCCATCAGCAATCCTCTTAATTTTTAATACAACATCATTGATTTTTTCTATTACCCTATATGGTCCAGAATATAAAGGCTGCACCTTTTTGCTCAACCCCACCTTAGGAGTAGCTTTGAGATATACCCGGTCTCCTTCTATGATTTGGGAAGGCTTGGCATAAGGCCGATCCCTTGGCCTTCTCTGGATATCTTCTTCAATATGTTCTTTGCATCTCTTAAAAATCCTTGAGCCCATGACTCTCGTCTTTTGCAAATAATCTTCCACATTATACCAAGGAGCtgtgtcctttgaaaataaaatatatggaaaatgaggGTCCCGATGCTTTAGCGTGAAAAAAGGTGTGTCTTTTATCACCCTATGGTAAGCAGTATTGTAAGCTAACTCTGCCATAGGTAACATTCGAGCCCACACTGACGGGTGGTCCCAGACCATCGTacgcaaaattttatttaatgtacCATTAACTCTTTCCACTTGACCATTTGAGCTTGGATGATATGGAG
This genomic interval carries:
- the LOC119568291 gene encoding uncharacterized protein LOC119568291, producing the protein MTTARMESEDSLARSGLVFVPYSKIVGMTTARMESEDSLARSGLVFVPYSKVTYTSTVQIVPVKIKQGEFLDPFLKIGQKLKETEDSFKKLGLSEMNYGETNRKPEKNERIVIADTIVTIIDNMRKNIDNHMTTIRDFFRSVHQGRQKRSLWEGLNLVSNVAGLIMGGVTNHRIDMLHTQIMESDKLAQRAIEMAGVTTSLLDTVIIRENEIARALERMDEAIGVIDVVVTDLGRRLQLLEKIFLCSSVLENYQAILRGVEENQNLILGGLREANIYITHRNQNCLKSQYSMRKF